The genomic DNA ATGGGTTCCTTAATTAAGTATAAAGGCAAAGTACCTCAAGTGGGCGAACGGGTCTTTTTGGCCGAAGGCGCTTGCTTGGTTGGCGATGTGAGTGTCGGCGATGATTCGTCAGTATTTTATAATGCGGTTATTCGTGCAGACCTTGCTGAAATAAAAATCGGTAAGCGCACAAACATTCAAGACAATGTATGTATCCATGTGTCCACGGGTGTTGGTGTGAATATTGGCGACGAGGTGACTGTTGGTCATGGTGCGGTGCTTCACGGATGTACGATTGAGGATAACGTTCTCATTGGCATGGGAGCCATTCTCATGGATGGGTCGCATATCAAAAAGAATTGCATTATCGGTGCTGGTGCGCTTGTGACGCATGGTAAAGAATTCCCAGAAGGATCGCTTGTTATGGGCGCTCCGGCGCATGTCGTCAGAACATTGACGACAGACGAACTCAAAAACGTAAAGATAGGCGTAGAACACTACTTGGACGCAAAGGATGAACTTTTAAAAGATGTATAAGTTCTTTTTCCTCATTAATCCGGTGAGTGGAGGTGGTCAAGGTAAAGTTATCCATAAGTTCCTTCCTGAAATTATGGAGTCGATGGATTTTAAATCCGACGAATGGAAGGCTGAATTTACACGTAAAGAAGGGATGGATGAACAAATCCTGAATGCCCTTGCATCGACCGAAACACTTGTTGCTGTTGGTGGCGACGGAACGGTTTCGTCGGTGTTTTCTATTATGCTAGCCTCTGAATATGCAAGTAAGGTGCAGATTGGGCTTATCCCGCTTGGTACAGGGAACGATCTTGCTCGTGTGCTTGGCTTGTATAAACCGTTTGTAGACAAAGGACTTTTGTATCTGGTGCGCAGGCTGTTGCTTGCAAAGTCCAGGCCTTTTGATATTTGGATGGTGAATGGCAAGTACGCCTTGGCGAATTATTTTTCGGCAGGCATTGATGCTCGTATTGCACACGATTTTAATCAAGACCGAGCAACGGGCGTAATCTCTTCGAATTCTGTTGTTGCAAATAAATTGCATTACGTCAAGCGTTTCTTTGCCGATAGAGCTTACTATTTAAAGAGTGGTCGCATTTCGATGGTGGACCGCGATTCACAAGATGTTGAAAATATCGATTTGACGGGGCACAAGACTGTTATTGTTGGCAATATTCCGAGCTTTGCCAGTGGCGCAAATCCGTTTTTTAAATCGGATATGGCTGATGGATATTTGGAAGTTGTCTGTGTGCCGAACATGTTGAATTTTTTGCTTGCGATTGCAATGGGTGGCGTTCCTGTTTTGGGGTACTTGCTGAAAAAGTACTTGCTCAAGTCGCGCAAAGTGCGTTCTTTGAAACTCGAACTCGCTGATAACGAGTACATTCAATTGGATGGCGAAGATTTGAGCGGTAAAGCGGGCAATCGCGTTTCGATTGAATTTGCGACTCAGGTGCGCATGCTCTCGTTGGAGGAATAATGCTTTCGGTAAAAATATCGGAAGTTCTTGAACAAATGAATTTAAAGAAGCCTTCGGATGAGGGCTCTTTAAATTTTGAACTGACTGGATTTTCTTCGCTCGAACAGGCGGGACCGCACGATGTCTCGTTCTGGACGGGAGACGCTAAAACGGAAACCGGACTTGCCGGGAATGCGGGCGGCGTGAGCGCTGGTGCTTTTGCTGGCGTTACGGCCGGTTTGCTTTTTGTTCCGAGTTTGTATGAAAAATATTGCGCTGATGGATGTTCTGAACTTTTGCCCAAAGTGCAATTTGTCTGCCCGGTCGAAAATCCGTACCATGCGATGGTGACGTTCATGCGTGAATTTGTCGAACGTCGTGAATTTTTTGAAGAAACTAATATCGCGCCATCTGCGCAAGTTCATGCTTCGGCTGTTGTTGAAGGCGTGGTGGGTGAAAACGCTGTGATTGGCCCTAATTGCGTTGTGATGAAAGGCGCTACAATTGGGGCTGGGACGATTCTCGAAGCGAATGTGACCGTTTATCCGCGAGTGACGATTGGCGAAGATTGTGTGTTCCAGGCGGGGACTGTAATTGGCCCGCGCGGCTTTGGATTTTATGAGTATCAAGGCAAGCGTCGTATGGTGCCGCATTTGGCGGGCGTTCGCATCGGGAACCGCTGTAGCTTTAGTGCAAATGATGTCGTTGCGGCAGGCTTTATTTCGCCAACCGTAATCGGCGATGATTGCCATTTCGATACGTTCGTGCAAGTGGCGCACAATTGCCGTCTCGGTAACAATATCATGATGGCGTCGCAGTCTGGAGTGGCGGGTTCTGTCGTGATGGAAGACGATGTGGAATTTGCCGGCGGCGTGCAGTCCGCTGGGCATTTGACGATAGGGAAGGGCGTGAAGGTTGCCGCGAAAGCGGGAGTTACCAAAAGCCTTAAGGCGGGCAAGGTTTATGCCGGTTACCCAGCCGAAGAAATCGATGTGTGGCGTCGTTCTGTCGTGAAACTCCGCATGATGGGAAAGCGGTAGGGTGTGGGGTATGGGGTCGCTCGTAAACTCGCTATGGGGACGCTACGCTTTGGGCTTTAAAAATATTTTTTTATGCCCATAGCCCATAGCTCAAAGGACCGTAAGGTCCGCGCCCATAGCTTAACAAGCTCTAAGTTCTAAGTTCTTGACTTTCAAGAGTGCAATATTTTTGTAAATTCCCGTTACCTAAATGAAAAAAGATTCTCGAAAAATCCCGCAACCATGGGAATTTAATTCTGCGTCTTTGTCTTATGGCAAAGCGAACGTAAAAATTGAAGTTCAGGAGCGAAATCCGCAACTGGAGCCTCGCGTTGAATGGCGTGTGGGCGGTCGTC from Fibrobacter succinogenes includes the following:
- a CDS encoding diacylglycerol kinase family protein, with product MYKFFFLINPVSGGGQGKVIHKFLPEIMESMDFKSDEWKAEFTRKEGMDEQILNALASTETLVAVGGDGTVSSVFSIMLASEYASKVQIGLIPLGTGNDLARVLGLYKPFVDKGLLYLVRRLLLAKSRPFDIWMVNGKYALANYFSAGIDARIAHDFNQDRATGVISSNSVVANKLHYVKRFFADRAYYLKSGRISMVDRDSQDVENIDLTGHKTVIVGNIPSFASGANPFFKSDMADGYLEVVCVPNMLNFLLAIAMGGVPVLGYLLKKYLLKSRKVRSLKLELADNEYIQLDGEDLSGKAGNRVSIEFATQVRMLSLEE
- a CDS encoding gamma carbonic anhydrase family protein; amino-acid sequence: MGSLIKYKGKVPQVGERVFLAEGACLVGDVSVGDDSSVFYNAVIRADLAEIKIGKRTNIQDNVCIHVSTGVGVNIGDEVTVGHGAVLHGCTIEDNVLIGMGAILMDGSHIKKNCIIGAGALVTHGKEFPEGSLVMGAPAHVVRTLTTDELKNVKIGVEHYLDAKDELLKDV
- a CDS encoding UDP-3-O-(3-hydroxymyristoyl)glucosamine N-acyltransferase, with the translated sequence MLSVKISEVLEQMNLKKPSDEGSLNFELTGFSSLEQAGPHDVSFWTGDAKTETGLAGNAGGVSAGAFAGVTAGLLFVPSLYEKYCADGCSELLPKVQFVCPVENPYHAMVTFMREFVERREFFEETNIAPSAQVHASAVVEGVVGENAVIGPNCVVMKGATIGAGTILEANVTVYPRVTIGEDCVFQAGTVIGPRGFGFYEYQGKRRMVPHLAGVRIGNRCSFSANDVVAAGFISPTVIGDDCHFDTFVQVAHNCRLGNNIMMASQSGVAGSVVMEDDVEFAGGVQSAGHLTIGKGVKVAAKAGVTKSLKAGKVYAGYPAEEIDVWRRSVVKLRMMGKR